From the genome of Gemmatimonas phototrophica, one region includes:
- a CDS encoding response regulator, with protein MISPAPTTTDRILVVDDEPEIVALVAYHLAKSGYRVSTASSGQDALELARRERPALVVLDLMLPGMSGFDVLEQLRLDESTRDIAVIMLTARREEPDRIRGLSLGADDYLTKPFSPAELVLRVAAILRRTGSPVPAGADALVIGPLHIDRAAMSVNVGGQAVDLTPTEFKLLLTLAERRGRVQGRGHLLETVWEAAPDIQTRTVDMHVQRLRTKLGTAGDLIETVRGFGYRLRSTAPRGY; from the coding sequence ATGATTTCCCCTGCCCCGACCACCACCGATCGCATTCTCGTTGTTGACGACGAGCCCGAGATCGTTGCGCTGGTGGCCTATCACCTGGCGAAGTCTGGATATCGGGTATCCACGGCCTCCTCGGGGCAGGACGCACTCGAACTGGCCCGTCGCGAGCGACCGGCGCTCGTGGTCCTCGACCTGATGCTGCCGGGGATGTCTGGCTTTGACGTACTGGAGCAGCTCCGTCTCGACGAATCCACCCGCGACATCGCCGTCATCATGCTCACCGCGCGCCGCGAAGAGCCCGACCGCATTCGCGGATTGTCGCTGGGCGCCGATGACTACCTCACCAAGCCCTTTTCGCCGGCCGAACTGGTGCTCCGCGTGGCGGCCATTCTCCGCCGCACGGGTTCTCCGGTGCCAGCGGGCGCCGATGCGCTGGTCATTGGTCCACTGCACATCGACCGGGCGGCCATGTCCGTGAATGTGGGGGGACAGGCGGTCGACCTCACGCCAACGGAATTCAAACTGCTGCTCACACTCGCCGAACGCCGGGGACGCGTGCAGGGGCGCGGGCATCTGCTGGAAACTGTCTGGGAAGCGGCCCCGGACATTCAGACGCGCACCGTGGACATGCACGTGCAGCGGTTGCGGACAAAGCTGGGGACGGCGGGCGACCTCATCGAGACCGTTCGCGGCTTCGGGTATCGGCTGCGCTCCACGGCACCGCGCGGTTACTGA
- the udk gene encoding uridine kinase translates to MKPLIIGIAGGTGSGKSTVARKVAEALPDASVAFLEMDAYYRDFRHLTLQQLHHVNWDHPDAFDVELLSAHLEGLNRGEAVDMPVYEFATHSRSTRTRRIAPADVVVIDGILLLSDPNVRAQCDVKVFVDADPDIRLIRRIRRDTAVRGRTLESVLDQYLTTVQPMHLQFVEPSKRYADVIVPRGGSNTVAIEMIVAKIQRRLQARASLRAQQPDAVPADAGTL, encoded by the coding sequence ATGAAACCGCTCATCATCGGCATCGCGGGCGGAACCGGCTCGGGAAAGTCTACCGTCGCTCGCAAGGTAGCCGAAGCGCTTCCCGACGCCTCTGTGGCATTCCTCGAGATGGACGCGTATTACCGGGATTTCCGGCACCTCACGCTACAACAGTTGCATCACGTCAATTGGGATCATCCTGATGCCTTCGATGTGGAGTTGCTGAGCGCGCATCTGGAGGGGCTCAACCGCGGGGAAGCGGTGGACATGCCGGTGTACGAGTTCGCCACGCATTCCCGCAGCACCCGCACACGACGCATTGCTCCGGCCGACGTTGTGGTCATTGACGGCATTCTGCTGCTCTCTGATCCGAACGTGCGGGCCCAATGCGATGTGAAGGTGTTCGTGGACGCTGACCCGGATATTCGTCTCATTCGCCGCATCCGTCGTGACACCGCAGTCCGTGGCCGTACACTGGAGTCGGTACTCGATCAGTACCTGACCACCGTGCAGCCCATGCATCTGCAGTTCGTCGAACCGAGCAAGCGCTACGCCGACGTCATTGTGCCACGGGGAGGCAGTAACACGGTCGCGATCGAAATGATCGTGGCCAAAATTCAGCGTCGTCTGCAGGCGCGCGCGTCGTTGCGTGCGCAGCAGCCCGACGCCGTACCGGCCGACGCCGGAACCCTGTGA